One window from the genome of Myxococcales bacterium encodes:
- a CDS encoding molybdopterin-dependent oxidoreductase, producing the protein MDSSRRDFIRNAAVGSVIVGLGGLLYRVVGDDINREARAQKRGDGRARLPPGQRLIKALKPMGGEASDGGIANFRLRVHGAVGKPFTLDYAGLLKLPQVERATDVHCVTGWTVLDAVFKGVSIATLAEAAGVKATARHVIFEAAHFYTANVPLAEATAPSCMVTYRLNGKPLTREHGAPVRGLIPDLYFWKSAKWISGIRFVADDEPGYWETRGYHNHADPWKEERYS; encoded by the coding sequence ATGGATTCCTCCCGACGAGATTTTATACGCAATGCAGCCGTGGGCAGCGTGATCGTTGGCCTGGGCGGCCTTTTGTATCGGGTGGTCGGAGACGACATTAATCGTGAGGCGAGGGCGCAAAAACGCGGCGATGGCCGCGCTCGTTTGCCGCCGGGCCAGCGCCTAATCAAGGCGCTCAAACCCATGGGTGGGGAAGCCAGCGATGGAGGTATCGCCAATTTTCGCTTGCGGGTGCATGGCGCGGTCGGCAAGCCGTTTACGCTCGATTATGCGGGGCTGCTCAAGTTGCCGCAGGTCGAGCGCGCGACGGATGTGCATTGCGTGACTGGCTGGACGGTGCTCGATGCCGTTTTCAAAGGCGTCTCGATTGCCACCCTGGCCGAGGCCGCGGGCGTCAAAGCGACGGCGCGCCACGTGATTTTTGAGGCCGCGCATTTCTACACCGCCAACGTGCCATTGGCGGAGGCGACGGCGCCGAGCTGCATGGTGACGTATCGCCTCAACGGCAAGCCGCTGACCCGCGAGCATGGTGCGCCGGTGCGTGGCCTCATTCCCGATTTGTACTTTTGGAAGAGCGCCAAATGGATCTCGGGCATTCGCTTTGTCGCCGACGATGAGCCGGGCTATTGGGAAACGCGTGGCTATCATAATCATGCCGATCCGTGGAAAGAAGAGCGTTACTCGTGA
- a CDS encoding GNAT family N-acetyltransferase gives MVEVPESLETRRFHLRPPMGGDEPGWLEAINETWDDLHMWIPWARTRPTLEWLAERGRTARDNFAARTDLAYQIREKVSGRIAGGIGLHRLDWDVPRFEIGYWVRKSFHRQGVAAEVTAHMRDVCFNTLGARRVEIRCSHNNLASQRVALAAGFPLEATLRNHMREYYSGELCDTLVYAIVR, from the coding sequence ATGGTCGAGGTTCCAGAGTCGCTTGAAACCCGCCGCTTTCACCTGCGCCCGCCGATGGGGGGCGACGAGCCCGGTTGGCTCGAGGCCATTAACGAAACGTGGGACGACCTCCACATGTGGATTCCGTGGGCGCGCACTCGGCCAACACTCGAGTGGCTCGCCGAGCGCGGCCGCACCGCACGCGACAACTTCGCGGCGCGCACCGACTTGGCATACCAAATTCGCGAAAAGGTCAGCGGCCGCATCGCCGGCGGTATTGGGCTGCATCGCCTCGACTGGGACGTGCCGCGCTTTGAAATCGGCTACTGGGTGCGCAAGTCGTTTCACCGCCAAGGCGTCGCGGCTGAGGTGACTGCGCACATGCGCGACGTGTGCTTCAATACCTTAGGCGCTCGCCGCGTCGAGATTCGCTGCAGCCACAACAATCTTGCCAGCCAACGCGTCGCGCTCGCCGCCGGCTTTCCCCTCGAGGCCACCCTGCGCAACCACATGCGCGAGTATTATAGTGGCGAGCTATGCGACACGCTGGTTTACGCCATCGTGAGGTGA
- a CDS encoding Hsp20/alpha crystallin family protein, whose translation MSLPTRTFARNPLAQLTYDPFSWTRQLFDAVPAGRNQEDFVPRFDIKETQDSFVLAADVPGIKQDDLDVTVHGGIVTIKGTRTAEEKKDTESWHMTERYYGSFERRFSLPETADSDKVEAKLNAGVLTVTIGKKSQAKPRKVEFK comes from the coding sequence ATGTCATTACCTACCCGAACCTTTGCCCGTAACCCCCTCGCTCAGCTCACCTACGACCCATTTTCGTGGACGCGCCAACTGTTCGACGCGGTGCCGGCCGGCCGCAACCAGGAAGACTTTGTCCCGCGCTTTGATATCAAGGAAACCCAGGACAGCTTCGTGCTAGCCGCTGATGTGCCCGGCATCAAGCAGGACGACCTCGACGTCACCGTGCATGGCGGCATCGTGACCATCAAGGGCACGCGCACGGCGGAGGAAAAGAAAGACACCGAGTCGTGGCACATGACCGAGCGCTACTACGGCAGCTTTGAGCGCCGCTTCTCGCTCCCGGAAACCGCCGACTCCGACAAGGTCGAGGCCAAACTCAACGCCGGCGTGCTCACCGTGACCATTGGCAAGAAATCTCAGGCCAAGCCGCGCAAGGTCGAGTTTAAGTAA
- a CDS encoding (deoxy)nucleoside triphosphate pyrophosphohydrolase: MAKELIQVVAAVIDQDGRYLLTQRTTTAVLPLLWEFPGGKVEPGETPEDCLRREVKGRIGVDVEVRQKLGEHIHEYSNYSVQMTMFACELRPGAHPRALTVNDLRWVASRDFFDYDFPPADEGTMTKLLGLMRN, encoded by the coding sequence ATGGCCAAGGAGTTGATTCAGGTGGTGGCGGCGGTGATCGACCAGGACGGGCGATACCTGCTCACCCAGCGCACGACGACCGCGGTGCTGCCGCTTTTGTGGGAGTTCCCTGGCGGCAAGGTTGAGCCTGGCGAGACGCCCGAGGACTGCTTGCGGCGCGAGGTGAAGGGCCGCATTGGCGTCGACGTCGAGGTGCGCCAAAAGCTCGGTGAGCACATCCACGAATACAGCAATTACAGCGTGCAGATGACGATGTTTGCCTGCGAGCTACGTCCGGGCGCGCACCCACGGGCGCTCACGGTAAACGATTTGCGATGGGTCGCCTCGCGTGACTTCTTTGACTACGATTTCCCGCCGGCTGATGAGGGCACCATGACCAAGCTGCTCGGCCTGATGCGCAACTAA
- a CDS encoding PepSY-associated TM helix domain-containing protein: protein MPIRGKKSVTREPRRRPNQRQCKIGGYTEKWGAKARAWLRAWHRDVGYLLVGLTVVYAVSGIAINHIDDWDPNFKAYEKTRRIAPIAADVPDPIAIATAQVALGQKNAPRASLRAGDEIHLEYDNFKYVVYGETGEVFEQGREPRFFLRVANWLHLNRGKAAWTYIADGYAVLLLFLAGSGLFMIKGRQGIWGRGMVLAAVGAAVPIIYVTMSSP from the coding sequence ATGCCGATCCGTGGAAAGAAGAGCGTTACTCGTGAGCCAAGACGAAGGCCCAATCAGCGCCAATGTAAAATCGGCGGGTACACCGAAAAATGGGGCGCCAAGGCGCGAGCATGGTTGCGCGCTTGGCATCGCGACGTCGGATATTTGTTAGTAGGACTCACCGTCGTTTACGCCGTATCAGGGATTGCCATCAACCACATCGACGACTGGGATCCGAATTTTAAGGCCTACGAGAAGACGCGGCGGATCGCGCCGATTGCCGCCGACGTGCCTGACCCAATTGCCATCGCCACGGCGCAGGTTGCGCTCGGGCAAAAAAACGCGCCGCGGGCGTCGCTTCGCGCCGGCGACGAGATTCACCTTGAGTACGACAATTTCAAATACGTCGTGTACGGCGAAACCGGCGAGGTGTTTGAGCAAGGCCGCGAGCCTCGCTTTTTCCTGCGCGTCGCAAATTGGCTGCACCTCAACCGCGGCAAGGCGGCGTGGACCTACATCGCCGATGGCTATGCCGTGCTGCTCTTGTTCCTGGCCGGCTCGGGACTTTTTATGATCAAGGGCCGCCAAGGCATTTGGGGCCGCGGCATGGTGCTTGCCGCCGTCGGCGCGGCGGTGCCAATCATCTACGTAACAATGTCGTCGCCGTAG
- a CDS encoding M48 family metallopeptidase, with amino-acid sequence MDEAAPTQTEPSFAKTFLRPALGLLVVPLLGLWFSTHYLGKWSAAAQTEVFANIDQAVAEASEPVAAADIAAAKAAASGIDLGDVALEECGAFGFTRAPANVAAEVCSTVLQFSWVRAASKVLLGLALVVAAILALALLWARRAPRRQHQAFALGWTTLRAFSIPHLLGQGAIIIFLSFWVTAMWFEFYSIKLIGIAGVLAVVGVFVAFKAIFAKSEYVPQEHALMLRETDAPAFFENLRSLAAKVGTKPPETVLVGIDDNFFVTESPLAIFDRYEIAGQPAPRLTQVHGRTLFVSLALLRTLEKDEANAVLAHELGHFAADDTGQSRKLAPLLRRFGTYLETTSDTLTFGVTSWMVAFRALFERVAAAHSRIAEFAADGVAASVVGKEAAARALVKIVAYATYRSQTEQQLLDEKQELKEIGIAQRVSRGFSHFVAANDATASLLTKATPHPFDSHPPLHERVARLASWQITGDLVGQLANTPTQTLYAEIASAQAKEQALWQAYEARFAEAHDFKLAVSVMPTTPEEIARVERHFPPVEIAADIGVIGLTYRGLTLPGDDEIPFDAMTDVERKDVTFKGNCLVFKANGVTHTIRLDKMANQGAALLEPFGNYYARHQHSHAQVAGA; translated from the coding sequence ATGGACGAAGCCGCGCCGACGCAAACCGAACCCTCGTTCGCGAAGACCTTTCTGCGACCCGCCTTGGGCTTGCTGGTGGTGCCGTTGCTGGGGCTGTGGTTCTCGACGCACTACCTTGGCAAGTGGTCGGCGGCGGCGCAAACCGAGGTGTTCGCCAACATCGACCAAGCGGTAGCCGAGGCAAGCGAGCCGGTTGCGGCGGCGGACATTGCGGCGGCCAAGGCGGCGGCTTCCGGCATCGATCTTGGCGACGTTGCCCTTGAGGAATGTGGCGCTTTTGGCTTTACGCGAGCGCCTGCGAACGTGGCCGCCGAGGTCTGCAGCACGGTCCTCCAGTTTTCGTGGGTACGCGCCGCCTCGAAGGTTTTGTTGGGCCTTGCGCTGGTGGTCGCCGCCATCTTGGCGCTGGCACTGTTATGGGCCAGGCGCGCCCCGCGCAGGCAACACCAGGCGTTTGCGCTGGGATGGACCACGTTGCGGGCGTTTTCCATTCCGCACTTGCTTGGCCAAGGGGCCATCATCATTTTTCTCTCATTCTGGGTGACCGCGATGTGGTTTGAATTCTACTCGATCAAGCTCATCGGGATCGCAGGCGTGCTCGCGGTCGTCGGCGTTTTTGTGGCGTTCAAAGCCATCTTCGCCAAGTCGGAGTACGTGCCGCAAGAGCACGCCCTTATGCTGCGCGAGACCGACGCCCCCGCGTTTTTTGAGAACTTGCGCTCGCTGGCGGCCAAGGTAGGCACCAAACCGCCCGAAACCGTGCTCGTCGGCATCGATGATAACTTTTTCGTCACCGAGTCGCCGCTTGCGATCTTCGACCGCTACGAAATCGCGGGGCAACCCGCGCCGCGGCTGACGCAGGTCCACGGACGCACGCTCTTCGTTAGCTTAGCGCTCCTGCGAACCTTAGAGAAAGACGAAGCCAATGCGGTATTGGCGCACGAACTCGGCCATTTCGCAGCGGACGACACCGGCCAGTCCCGGAAGTTAGCGCCCTTGCTGCGCCGATTTGGAACGTACCTGGAGACTACGAGCGACACCTTGACGTTTGGCGTCACGTCCTGGATGGTGGCCTTTCGCGCGCTCTTCGAACGGGTTGCCGCCGCGCATTCGCGCATCGCGGAATTCGCCGCGGATGGGGTCGCCGCATCCGTGGTCGGCAAAGAGGCCGCCGCGCGGGCACTGGTCAAGATCGTCGCGTACGCCACCTACCGCAGCCAAACCGAGCAACAGCTGCTCGACGAAAAGCAAGAACTCAAGGAGATTGGCATCGCCCAGCGCGTCAGTCGCGGCTTCTCGCATTTCGTCGCCGCCAATGATGCGACGGCCAGCCTGCTCACCAAGGCGACGCCGCACCCATTTGACTCGCATCCGCCGCTGCACGAGCGGGTGGCGCGCTTGGCCTCTTGGCAGATTACCGGCGACCTCGTGGGGCAACTCGCGAACACGCCGACGCAAACGCTATACGCCGAGATTGCTAGCGCGCAGGCCAAGGAGCAGGCGCTGTGGCAGGCCTATGAGGCGCGGTTTGCCGAGGCGCACGATTTCAAGTTGGCCGTTAGCGTGATGCCAACCACGCCCGAAGAGATTGCGCGCGTCGAGCGACACTTCCCGCCGGTGGAAATTGCGGCCGACATCGGGGTGATTGGTCTCACCTATCGCGGCCTCACCTTGCCAGGCGACGACGAAATTCCGTTTGATGCCATGACCGACGTCGAGCGCAAAGACGTGACCTTCAAGGGCAATTGCCTGGTTTTCAAGGCCAATGGCGTGACGCATACGATTCGCCTCGACAAGATGGCGAACCAGGGCGCGGCGTTGCTAGAGCCCTTTGGCAACTATTACGCCCGCCACCAACACAGCCACGCGCAAGTCGCGGGGGCTTGA
- a CDS encoding VOC family protein → MKFLHTMIRVRDLDAALQFFCEGLGLVEVRRRDVPAGRFTLVFLAESAAPDLPQLELTHNWDQAEAYSEGRNFGHVAFAVPDIYAVCARLQGMGVIIARPPRDGHMAFVRSPDNISVELLQAGDALPPTEPWALMPNTGSW, encoded by the coding sequence ATGAAATTTCTTCACACCATGATTCGCGTCCGCGATTTGGACGCCGCGCTGCAGTTTTTCTGCGAAGGCCTGGGGCTGGTTGAGGTGAGGCGCAGGGACGTGCCAGCGGGACGGTTTACGCTGGTCTTTCTCGCTGAATCGGCAGCGCCGGATTTGCCGCAGCTAGAGCTGACGCACAATTGGGACCAGGCCGAGGCTTACAGCGAAGGCCGTAACTTTGGCCACGTCGCGTTTGCCGTGCCCGATATCTATGCGGTGTGCGCACGCCTGCAGGGCATGGGCGTCATCATCGCCCGCCCGCCACGCGACGGCCACATGGCATTTGTCCGTAGTCCGGACAACATCTCCGTCGAGCTGCTGCAGGCCGGCGACGCCCTGCCACCCACCGAGCCGTGGGCGTTGATGCCCAATACGGGTAGCTGGTAG
- a CDS encoding rhomboid family intramembrane serine protease, producing MALGGFNCPYCRNYNANGDKTCARCKRYLPPRWVAQLLRNSPLGPNPVTTLLIGVCVLVFFAQLVDANNVGGLSFGLGGMPMSTLLRFGALTNNVADQPWTVASYMFSHMGYLHIIFNLMGLWDLGRRCEAEAGAGVVLTTFLATGIAGGVASVAWYGNQPYISSGASGAVFGLAGFMLGVAIRTKDPQWKDVLIRTMLYSFIMYFALHTNQAAHLGGLALGAALGYSRWLVKSSRNAPIAWMTAGTGLLLLSLATLVPSQLAAGWRTQRDLEHARRDGTAPDFNYPQPSTSDFEFVALDERLEFEPCIPRPELVGDHAAGAALPETPAMRALFWARLAGLANFTTTEGPLLWHKPSGALLQVRSDNYQTVYHCGGRYDPGRSPSLVRETAAEIASREAKVEALVARGRKQSMQLEPDDYQAYVEAMYPPGVWQAVQSLEALLVTLPARDLGFTHFDLTTKDVWCGGARQGVSFSAPCPFAEGLAYLLKRADTEPDLRQHVLNYVSARPGGDISAEQAAALAALQAQLP from the coding sequence ATGGCGCTCGGCGGCTTTAATTGCCCCTATTGTCGAAACTACAACGCCAATGGCGACAAGACCTGTGCGCGCTGTAAGCGGTACCTGCCGCCGCGTTGGGTGGCGCAGCTGCTGCGCAATTCGCCGCTTGGCCCTAACCCGGTTACCACGCTGCTCATCGGCGTCTGCGTCTTGGTGTTTTTTGCGCAACTGGTCGACGCAAATAATGTTGGCGGGTTGTCGTTTGGACTCGGCGGCATGCCGATGTCGACGCTGCTGCGCTTTGGCGCCCTGACCAACAACGTCGCGGATCAGCCGTGGACCGTGGCCTCCTACATGTTTAGCCATATGGGGTATCTCCACATCATTTTTAACTTAATGGGGTTGTGGGATCTCGGACGGCGCTGCGAAGCGGAGGCAGGCGCCGGCGTGGTGCTCACGACGTTTCTCGCAACCGGTATTGCCGGCGGCGTCGCGAGCGTGGCGTGGTACGGCAACCAGCCCTATATCAGCTCCGGTGCCAGCGGCGCGGTATTTGGCCTCGCCGGCTTTATGCTCGGCGTCGCGATCCGCACCAAGGATCCGCAGTGGAAGGACGTGCTGATTCGCACAATGCTCTACTCCTTCATCATGTACTTCGCGCTGCACACCAATCAGGCGGCACACCTCGGTGGCCTTGCGCTAGGCGCCGCGCTCGGCTATTCGCGCTGGCTCGTAAAAAGCAGCCGCAACGCGCCGATTGCGTGGATGACCGCGGGCACGGGGCTGCTGCTGCTAAGTCTCGCGACGCTGGTGCCGAGCCAACTCGCGGCAGGATGGCGTACGCAACGCGACCTTGAGCATGCCCGGCGCGATGGCACGGCGCCAGACTTTAACTATCCGCAACCGAGCACGTCCGACTTCGAGTTTGTCGCCTTGGACGAGCGTCTTGAGTTCGAGCCATGCATTCCGCGCCCCGAACTCGTAGGCGATCACGCAGCCGGGGCCGCGCTTCCCGAAACGCCAGCTATGCGCGCCTTGTTTTGGGCAAGGCTCGCGGGCTTGGCCAATTTTACGACAACGGAGGGCCCTTTGCTGTGGCACAAGCCAAGCGGAGCCCTGCTGCAGGTGCGCAGCGACAACTATCAGACCGTCTATCATTGCGGAGGCCGCTACGATCCTGGGCGCTCGCCTTCGCTGGTTCGCGAGACCGCTGCCGAGATCGCGAGCCGCGAGGCAAAGGTGGAAGCGCTGGTGGCAAGAGGACGCAAGCAAAGCATGCAGCTCGAGCCCGATGACTACCAAGCTTACGTTGAAGCCATGTACCCACCGGGCGTATGGCAAGCCGTGCAATCGCTAGAGGCTTTGCTCGTCACCCTGCCCGCGCGCGACCTTGGCTTCACGCATTTTGATTTGACCACCAAAGACGTCTGGTGTGGCGGCGCGCGCCAGGGCGTCAGTTTTTCCGCGCCCTGCCCATTCGCCGAGGGGCTGGCATATTTATTGAAGCGCGCCGACACCGAGCCCGACTTGCGCCAGCACGTGCTCAACTATGTAAGCGCTCGTCCCGGTGGCGACATTTCTGCCGAGCAAGCCGCGGCGCTCGCCGCCTTGCAGGCGCAGCTGCCTTAA
- a CDS encoding toxin HicA, with amino-acid sequence MSDYARILAAMREGAEVSFADLKKVCDAYFGQSRVVGSHHIYKMPWPGDPRINIQKDGKAAKRYQVKQALRAIEKLEGERK; translated from the coding sequence GTGAGCGACTATGCGCGAATTTTGGCCGCCATGCGCGAAGGCGCTGAGGTGTCATTTGCAGATCTGAAGAAAGTCTGCGATGCCTATTTCGGACAGAGTCGCGTGGTCGGGAGCCACCACATCTACAAGATGCCGTGGCCCGGTGATCCGCGGATCAACATTCAAAAAGACGGCAAGGCCGCCAAGCGCTACCAAGTTAAACAGGCGTTGCGCGCCATCGAAAAGCTAGAAGGAGAACGCAAATGA
- a CDS encoding toxin-antitoxin system HicB family antitoxin: protein MKKALQQLPYAYRVHWSEDDQAWVGTCLEFPSLSHLAANEDAAFGGIRALVRAIVADMRKQGEAPPSGLATQTYKGHVSLRVTPDRHRQLAMEAAEKHVSLNRLINDKLAG from the coding sequence ATGAAGAAGGCTCTACAACAACTACCGTACGCGTATCGCGTGCACTGGTCCGAAGATGATCAAGCATGGGTTGGCACATGTCTAGAGTTCCCGTCGCTCAGCCATCTGGCCGCCAATGAAGACGCGGCGTTTGGCGGCATCCGCGCGCTGGTGCGGGCCATTGTTGCCGATATGCGCAAGCAAGGCGAGGCGCCGCCCTCGGGCCTCGCGACCCAAACCTACAAAGGGCATGTCAGCCTGCGCGTCACGCCCGACCGTCATCGCCAGCTCGCCATGGAGGCAGCGGAAAAACACGTGAGCCTCAACCGCCTCATCAACGATAAGCTAGCTGGCTAA
- a CDS encoding saccharopine dehydrogenase NADP-binding domain-containing protein, with protein MEFELILWGATGYTGQLVASYLAAHAPADLRWAIAGRDASKLARVRDALPPQRDIPFIIADSHDEASLRAMVARTRLVISTVGPYALHGTPLVAACAELGRDYVDLTGEPQWIRRNVQAFHATAVASRARVVHCCGFDCIPADLGLWLLHQTLAAPLRTAHLRVRRMRGGVSGGTLASMLQLMDERGRDPAAAAWANNSNALLPDAAVTPMPPRRVAYDATLASWTAPFVMDAIDVPVVHRTNALLGHAYGTAFAYDEAMCAPSRLKAELIAAGMKTALAATALSPLRAVLRRIATPPGQGPSTAARRAGRYEIVIHGEAMDGRRAQVVVADDRDPGYGGTSVMLAEAALCLLRDVPRAQERPNAHPGGIRTPASTMAAPLIERLRRTGMRFSTEPLASI; from the coding sequence ATGGAGTTCGAACTCATTCTGTGGGGTGCCACGGGCTATACTGGCCAGCTCGTCGCGTCGTACCTCGCCGCGCATGCACCCGCCGATTTGCGGTGGGCCATCGCAGGGCGCGATGCCAGCAAGCTCGCGCGCGTGCGCGACGCGCTGCCGCCGCAGCGCGACATCCCTTTCATCATCGCCGACAGCCACGATGAGGCCTCGCTGCGGGCGATGGTCGCGCGCACGCGGCTCGTCATCTCAACCGTTGGGCCATATGCGCTGCACGGCACGCCGCTGGTCGCCGCCTGCGCCGAGCTCGGGCGCGATTATGTCGACCTCACCGGCGAGCCGCAGTGGATCCGCCGCAACGTGCAGGCCTTTCACGCTACCGCCGTCGCCTCGCGCGCGCGCGTCGTGCATTGCTGCGGCTTTGACTGCATCCCGGCCGATCTCGGCTTGTGGCTGCTACATCAAACGCTGGCGGCGCCCTTGCGCACGGCACACCTGCGCGTCCGCCGCATGCGGGGCGGGGTCAGCGGCGGCACGCTCGCGAGCATGTTGCAGCTGATGGACGAGCGCGGCCGCGATCCCGCGGCGGCGGCGTGGGCCAACAATAGTAACGCGTTGCTGCCCGACGCCGCGGTCACGCCGATGCCGCCGCGGCGCGTCGCCTATGACGCCACGCTGGCGTCGTGGACGGCACCCTTTGTCATGGATGCGATCGACGTGCCCGTGGTCCATCGCACCAACGCCTTGCTAGGCCATGCCTATGGCACCGCGTTTGCCTATGATGAGGCGATGTGCGCGCCAAGTCGTCTCAAGGCCGAGCTGATCGCGGCCGGCATGAAAACGGCATTGGCGGCAACCGCACTGTCACCTCTTCGCGCGGTGTTGCGCCGTATAGCGACGCCACCGGGACAGGGCCCATCCACCGCGGCACGCCGCGCTGGACGCTACGAAATCGTCATCCACGGCGAGGCCATGGATGGCCGTCGCGCGCAAGTCGTCGTTGCCGATGATCGCGACCCGGGCTATGGTGGCACGAGCGTGATGCTTGCCGAGGCCGCGCTGTGCCTGCTGCGCGATGTGCCACGCGCCCAGGAAAGACCAAACGCGCACCCCGGCGGCATTCGCACGCCGGCCTCGACCATGGCGGCACCGCTTATCGAACGCCTGCGTCGCACCGGCATGCGATTTTCCACAGAACCCCTCGCCTCGATTTGA
- a CDS encoding thioesterase family protein: MSGFEQLLALQPVAPGQYRAQIPDAWQQGRGAFGGLVGALLLRATHAHMPPTPVRSVTAQFFAPAMVGAAELLVTVQKVGSNVAVASVVMMQAGAAVANATIVRGGERATPLTWNELAPPVMKPFDACAAMPRGVPFAPVFTQHFDYRPTGPLPFSGGTSARCEGWIAVRKAGAADGEAAISDELVLAYADAYWTAAMVKMQAPRPAATVSFALQYGHCGASRVAQPLYLRAHTPYAAGGYVTEFRELWTASGELVATNQQVIAIIA, translated from the coding sequence ATGAGCGGTTTTGAGCAACTCTTGGCCCTGCAGCCAGTAGCGCCTGGCCAGTATCGCGCGCAAATCCCCGATGCGTGGCAACAAGGTCGCGGCGCGTTTGGCGGGCTAGTCGGCGCGCTTTTGCTGCGCGCGACGCATGCGCACATGCCGCCCACGCCCGTGCGATCGGTGACGGCGCAATTTTTTGCGCCCGCGATGGTCGGCGCGGCCGAACTGCTAGTGACGGTGCAAAAAGTTGGTAGCAACGTAGCGGTGGCGAGCGTCGTGATGATGCAAGCTGGCGCCGCGGTGGCGAATGCCACGATTGTCCGCGGCGGCGAGCGCGCCACTCCGCTGACGTGGAACGAACTGGCGCCGCCCGTGATGAAGCCGTTCGACGCCTGCGCCGCGATGCCGCGCGGCGTGCCATTTGCGCCCGTGTTTACGCAACATTTCGATTATCGACCAACCGGCCCGTTGCCGTTTTCAGGCGGCACCTCGGCGCGATGCGAAGGCTGGATCGCGGTGCGCAAGGCGGGTGCCGCTGATGGCGAAGCGGCGATTAGCGACGAGCTTGTGCTGGCGTATGCCGACGCTTATTGGACGGCCGCGATGGTAAAAATGCAGGCGCCGCGCCCGGCGGCCACGGTGTCGTTTGCGCTGCAGTATGGCCATTGCGGCGCCTCTCGCGTGGCGCAGCCGCTATATCTGCGTGCGCACACGCCCTATGCGGCCGGGGGGTATGTCACCGAGTTTCGCGAGCTGTGGACCGCCAGCGGGGAGCTGGTCGCGACCAACCAGCAGGTGATTGCGATTATTGCCTAG